The Pungitius pungitius chromosome 8, fPunPun2.1, whole genome shotgun sequence genome has a window encoding:
- the sulf2a gene encoding extracellular sulfatase Sulf-2a isoform X2 — MAGLPLLLLLLALAGVLPAANGSGYLSGYRQKSRLQKDRHFRNIRPNIILILTDDQDIELGSMHAMNKTRQIMEKGGTHFSNAFSTTPMCCPSRSSILTGKYVHNHHTYTNNENCSSPSWQAHHEPHTFAVHLNHSGYRTAFFGKYLNEYNGSYVPPGWKEWVALVKNSRFYNYTLCRNGVREKHSGVYSKDYLTDIITNDSTNYFRMSKRMYPHRPVMMVLSHVAPHGPEDSAPQYSTAFLNASQHITPSYNHAPNLDKHWILRYTGAMKPVHMQFTNMLQRRRMQTLLSVDDSVEKLYNMLVETGELDNTYLIYTSDHGYHIGQFGLVKGKSMPYEFDIRVPFFVRGPNVDQGAINPHIVLNVDLAPTMLDMAGVDIPAEMDGKSILKLLDTDRPVNRFQVNRKGKTWRDSFLVERGKPLHKRGEEMAQEENFLPKYQRVMDLCQKAEYQTSCQQPGQKWQCVEDQTGKLRLYKCKGMAGLYAPRMQALMARGASHVQLSPTTDSDICNCDVVGFKTSFLKRKRLLTKKNPAASSYSDVKSSKTASRKRWARSVSFELDGDLYAVDLEEGYRPPGSRNSSWATHRRRGEGNEEDNEEFSGMGVAAKPSASSKPTPPAALKVTYRCSILMNDTVKCDGGLYKSLQAWKDHKLHIEHEIETLQTKIKNLRDVKGHLKKVRPEECQCNTPSYLPNNKEIFRLYAGRKHSHRMPSKQKSQWLQKEQKRRKKLRKFLKRLQNNDTCSMPGLTCFTHDNHHWQTAPFWTMGPFCACTSANNNTYWCLRTINDTHNFLFCEFATGFLEYFDLNIDPYQLINAVSTLDRTALNAMHQQLMELRGCKGHKQCNPEKGGKERNYFSEYRPVHRRKRPKVKKPSSKSLGQIWEGWVG, encoded by the exons ATGGCAgggctccctcttctcctcctccttctcgcccTGGCGGGAGTCCTCCCCGCGGCCAACGGCTCTGGCTACCTGTCGGGTTATCGGCAAAAGTCGCGCCTGCAGAAGGACCGCCACTTCCGCAACATCCGGCCCaacatcatcctcatcctcactgATGACCAGGACATAGAACTGG GCTCGATGCACGCCATGAACAAAACCCGGCAAATCATGGAGAAGGGCGGCACGCATTTCTCCAACGCTTTCTCCACCACGCCCATGTGCTGCCCGTCCCGCTCCTCCATCCTGACGGGGAAGTATGTGCACAACCACCACACCTACACCAACAACGAGAACTGCTCCTCGCCCTCGTGGCAGGCGCACCACGAGCCGCACACCTTCGCCGTGCACCTCAACCACTCCGGCTATAGGACAG CCTTCTTTGGAAAATATCTGAATGAGTACAACGGCTCCTACGTGCCCCCTGGCTGGAAGGAGTGGGTAGCACTGGTGAAGAATTCTCGCTTCTACAACTACACCCTCTGCAGGAACGGAGTACGAGAGAAACACAGCGGCGTCTACTCAAAG GACTACCTGACAGACATCATTACCAACGACAGCACCAACTACTTCCGCATGTCCAAGAGGATGTATCCTCACCGGCCCGTGATGATGGTCCTGAGCCACGTTGCGCCGCACGGCCCAGAGGACTCCGCCCCGCAGTACAGCACCGCTTTCCTCAACGCATCGCAGCACAT AACCCCGAGCTACAACCACGCACCCAACCTCGACAAACACTGGATCCTACGCTACACAGGAGCAATGAAGCCCGTCCACATGCAGTTCACCAACATGCTGCAGCGCCGCAGGATGCAGACCCTGCTCTCTGTGGACGACAGTGTGGAGAAG CTGTACAACATGTTGGTGGAGACAGGGGAGCTCGACAACACCTACCTGATTTACACCTCAGACCACGGCTACCACATCGGGCAGTTTGGTCTGGTTAAAGGCAAATCGATGCCTTATGAGTTCGATATCCGCGTTCCCTTCTTCGTACGAGGACCCAACGTGGACCAAGGTGCCAT TAATCCTCATATAGTGTTAAACGTCGACTTGGCACCAACTATGCTGGACATGGCCGGTGTTGATATCCCCGCAGAAATGGATGGCAAGTCTATCCTCAAGCTGCTGGACACAGACAGGCCAGTGAATAG GTTCCAGGTGAACAGGAAGGGTAAAACATGGAGAGATTCTTTCCTGGTGGAGAGGGG GAAGCCTCTGCacaagagaggggaggaaatggCCCAGGAGGAGAACTTCCTGCCAAAATACCAGCGGGTGATGGACCTGTGCCAGAAAGCAGAGTACCAGACCTCCTGCCAGCAGCCAGGACAG AAGTGGCAGTGTGTGGAGGACCAGACTGGCAAGCTGAGGCTGTATAAGTGCAAGGGCATGGCTGGTCTCTATGCTCCTCGCATGCAGGCTCTGATGGCCAGAGGTGCCTCCCACGTCCAGCTGTCTCCCACTACCGACTCCGACATCTGTAACTGCGACGTTGTGGGCTTCAAAACATCCttcctgaagaggaagaggctgcTCACCAAGAAGA ATCCCGCCGCCTCGTCTTATTCAGACGTGAAATCCAGTAAGACCGCCTCTAGGAAGCGCTGGGCCCGCTCTGTGTCATTTGAGCTGGACGGCGACCTGTACGCCGTAGACCTAGAGGAGGGCTACCGGCCCCCGGGCTCCAGGAACAGCAGCTGGGCCAcacacaggaggagaggagagggcaaCGAGGAGGACAATGAGGAGTTCAGTGGCATGGGAGTCGCGGCCAAACCCTCCGCCAGCAGTAAACCCACGCCACCCGCTGCTCTTAAAGTCACCTACAG GTGCTCCATTCTAATGAATGACACAGTGAAGTGTGATGGGGGCCTGTACAAGTCTCTTCAAGCTTGGAAAGACCACAAATTGCACATTGAGCATGAG ATTGAAACCTTGCAGACCAAAATCAAGAACCTGCGTGATGTCAAAGGTCACCTGAAAAAGGTGCGGCCAGAGGAATGTCAGTGTAACACACCCAG TTACCTCCCCAATAATAAAGAGATTTTCAGGCTCTATGCAGGGCGCAAGCACTCGCACAG aaTGCCGTCAAAGCAAAAGAGCCAGTGGCTGCAGAAAGAGCAGAAGCGCCGAAAGAAACTACGCAAATTCCTGAAAAGGCTCCAAAACAACGACACTTGCAGCATGCCGGGCCTCACTTGTTTCACCCATGACAACCATCACTGGCAGACGGCCCCCTTCTGGACAA tgGGTCCATTCTGTGCATGCACCAGTGCCAACAACAACACCTACTGGTGCCTGAGGACcatcaatgacacacacaacttcctgttttgtgAATTCGCAACCGGCTTCCTGGAGTATTTTGACCTCAACATTGACCCGTACCAG CTGATAAATGCCGTCAGCACGCTCGACCGCACTGCTCTGAATGCAATGCATCAACAACTCATGGAGTTACGGGGCTGCAAGGGGCATAAGCAATGCAACCCAGAGAAGG GAGGCAAGGAGCGAAACTACTTCAGCGAATACAG GCCAGTTCATCGTCGAAAGAGGCCAAAAGTGAAGAAGCCTTCCTCCAAATCGCT AGGGCAGATTTGGGAAGGATGGGTTGGGTAA
- the sulf2a gene encoding extracellular sulfatase Sulf-2a isoform X1, with the protein MAGLPLLLLLLALAGVLPAANGSGYLSGYRQKSRLQKDRHFRNIRPNIILILTDDQDIELGSMHAMNKTRQIMEKGGTHFSNAFSTTPMCCPSRSSILTGKYVHNHHTYTNNENCSSPSWQAHHEPHTFAVHLNHSGYRTAFFGKYLNEYNGSYVPPGWKEWVALVKNSRFYNYTLCRNGVREKHSGVYSKDYLTDIITNDSTNYFRMSKRMYPHRPVMMVLSHVAPHGPEDSAPQYSTAFLNASQHITPSYNHAPNLDKHWILRYTGAMKPVHMQFTNMLQRRRMQTLLSVDDSVEKLYNMLVETGELDNTYLIYTSDHGYHIGQFGLVKGKSMPYEFDIRVPFFVRGPNVDQGAINPHIVLNVDLAPTMLDMAGVDIPAEMDGKSILKLLDTDRPVNRFQVNRKGKTWRDSFLVERGKPLHKRGEEMAQEENFLPKYQRVMDLCQKAEYQTSCQQPGQKWQCVEDQTGKLRLYKCKGMAGLYAPRMQALMARGASHVQLSPTTDSDICNCDVVGFKTSFLKRKRLLTKKNPAASSYSDVKSSKTASRKRWARSVSFELDGDLYAVDLEEGYRPPGSRNSSWATHRRRGEGNEEDNEEFSGMGVAAKPSASSKPTPPAALKVTYRCSILMNDTVKCDGGLYKSLQAWKDHKLHIEHEIETLQTKIKNLRDVKGHLKKVRPEECQCNTPSYLPNNKEIFRLYAGRKHSHSRMPSKQKSQWLQKEQKRRKKLRKFLKRLQNNDTCSMPGLTCFTHDNHHWQTAPFWTMGPFCACTSANNNTYWCLRTINDTHNFLFCEFATGFLEYFDLNIDPYQLINAVSTLDRTALNAMHQQLMELRGCKGHKQCNPEKGGKERNYFSEYRPVHRRKRPKVKKPSSKSLGQIWEGWVG; encoded by the exons ATGGCAgggctccctcttctcctcctccttctcgcccTGGCGGGAGTCCTCCCCGCGGCCAACGGCTCTGGCTACCTGTCGGGTTATCGGCAAAAGTCGCGCCTGCAGAAGGACCGCCACTTCCGCAACATCCGGCCCaacatcatcctcatcctcactgATGACCAGGACATAGAACTGG GCTCGATGCACGCCATGAACAAAACCCGGCAAATCATGGAGAAGGGCGGCACGCATTTCTCCAACGCTTTCTCCACCACGCCCATGTGCTGCCCGTCCCGCTCCTCCATCCTGACGGGGAAGTATGTGCACAACCACCACACCTACACCAACAACGAGAACTGCTCCTCGCCCTCGTGGCAGGCGCACCACGAGCCGCACACCTTCGCCGTGCACCTCAACCACTCCGGCTATAGGACAG CCTTCTTTGGAAAATATCTGAATGAGTACAACGGCTCCTACGTGCCCCCTGGCTGGAAGGAGTGGGTAGCACTGGTGAAGAATTCTCGCTTCTACAACTACACCCTCTGCAGGAACGGAGTACGAGAGAAACACAGCGGCGTCTACTCAAAG GACTACCTGACAGACATCATTACCAACGACAGCACCAACTACTTCCGCATGTCCAAGAGGATGTATCCTCACCGGCCCGTGATGATGGTCCTGAGCCACGTTGCGCCGCACGGCCCAGAGGACTCCGCCCCGCAGTACAGCACCGCTTTCCTCAACGCATCGCAGCACAT AACCCCGAGCTACAACCACGCACCCAACCTCGACAAACACTGGATCCTACGCTACACAGGAGCAATGAAGCCCGTCCACATGCAGTTCACCAACATGCTGCAGCGCCGCAGGATGCAGACCCTGCTCTCTGTGGACGACAGTGTGGAGAAG CTGTACAACATGTTGGTGGAGACAGGGGAGCTCGACAACACCTACCTGATTTACACCTCAGACCACGGCTACCACATCGGGCAGTTTGGTCTGGTTAAAGGCAAATCGATGCCTTATGAGTTCGATATCCGCGTTCCCTTCTTCGTACGAGGACCCAACGTGGACCAAGGTGCCAT TAATCCTCATATAGTGTTAAACGTCGACTTGGCACCAACTATGCTGGACATGGCCGGTGTTGATATCCCCGCAGAAATGGATGGCAAGTCTATCCTCAAGCTGCTGGACACAGACAGGCCAGTGAATAG GTTCCAGGTGAACAGGAAGGGTAAAACATGGAGAGATTCTTTCCTGGTGGAGAGGGG GAAGCCTCTGCacaagagaggggaggaaatggCCCAGGAGGAGAACTTCCTGCCAAAATACCAGCGGGTGATGGACCTGTGCCAGAAAGCAGAGTACCAGACCTCCTGCCAGCAGCCAGGACAG AAGTGGCAGTGTGTGGAGGACCAGACTGGCAAGCTGAGGCTGTATAAGTGCAAGGGCATGGCTGGTCTCTATGCTCCTCGCATGCAGGCTCTGATGGCCAGAGGTGCCTCCCACGTCCAGCTGTCTCCCACTACCGACTCCGACATCTGTAACTGCGACGTTGTGGGCTTCAAAACATCCttcctgaagaggaagaggctgcTCACCAAGAAGA ATCCCGCCGCCTCGTCTTATTCAGACGTGAAATCCAGTAAGACCGCCTCTAGGAAGCGCTGGGCCCGCTCTGTGTCATTTGAGCTGGACGGCGACCTGTACGCCGTAGACCTAGAGGAGGGCTACCGGCCCCCGGGCTCCAGGAACAGCAGCTGGGCCAcacacaggaggagaggagagggcaaCGAGGAGGACAATGAGGAGTTCAGTGGCATGGGAGTCGCGGCCAAACCCTCCGCCAGCAGTAAACCCACGCCACCCGCTGCTCTTAAAGTCACCTACAG GTGCTCCATTCTAATGAATGACACAGTGAAGTGTGATGGGGGCCTGTACAAGTCTCTTCAAGCTTGGAAAGACCACAAATTGCACATTGAGCATGAG ATTGAAACCTTGCAGACCAAAATCAAGAACCTGCGTGATGTCAAAGGTCACCTGAAAAAGGTGCGGCCAGAGGAATGTCAGTGTAACACACCCAG TTACCTCCCCAATAATAAAGAGATTTTCAGGCTCTATGCAGGGCGCAAGCACTCGCACAG cagaaTGCCGTCAAAGCAAAAGAGCCAGTGGCTGCAGAAAGAGCAGAAGCGCCGAAAGAAACTACGCAAATTCCTGAAAAGGCTCCAAAACAACGACACTTGCAGCATGCCGGGCCTCACTTGTTTCACCCATGACAACCATCACTGGCAGACGGCCCCCTTCTGGACAA tgGGTCCATTCTGTGCATGCACCAGTGCCAACAACAACACCTACTGGTGCCTGAGGACcatcaatgacacacacaacttcctgttttgtgAATTCGCAACCGGCTTCCTGGAGTATTTTGACCTCAACATTGACCCGTACCAG CTGATAAATGCCGTCAGCACGCTCGACCGCACTGCTCTGAATGCAATGCATCAACAACTCATGGAGTTACGGGGCTGCAAGGGGCATAAGCAATGCAACCCAGAGAAGG GAGGCAAGGAGCGAAACTACTTCAGCGAATACAG GCCAGTTCATCGTCGAAAGAGGCCAAAAGTGAAGAAGCCTTCCTCCAAATCGCT AGGGCAGATTTGGGAAGGATGGGTTGGGTAA
- the sulf2a gene encoding extracellular sulfatase Sulf-2a isoform X3: MAGLPLLLLLLALAGVLPAANGSGYLSGYRQKSRLQKDRHFRNIRPNIILILTDDQDIELGSMHAMNKTRQIMEKGGTHFSNAFSTTPMCCPSRSSILTGKYVHNHHTYTNNENCSSPSWQAHHEPHTFAVHLNHSGYRTAFFGKYLNEYNGSYVPPGWKEWVALVKNSRFYNYTLCRNGVREKHSGVYSKDYLTDIITNDSTNYFRMSKRMYPHRPVMMVLSHVAPHGPEDSAPQYSTAFLNASQHITPSYNHAPNLDKHWILRYTGAMKPVHMQFTNMLQRRRMQTLLSVDDSVEKLYNMLVETGELDNTYLIYTSDHGYHIGQFGLVKGKSMPYEFDIRVPFFVRGPNVDQGAINPHIVLNVDLAPTMLDMAGVDIPAEMDGKSILKLLDTDRPVNRFQVNRKGKTWRDSFLVERGKPLHKRGEEMAQEENFLPKYQRVMDLCQKAEYQTSCQQPGQKWQCVEDQTGKLRLYKCKGMAGLYAPRMQALMARGASHVQLSPTTDSDICNCDVVGFKTSFLKRKRLLTKKNPAASSYSDVKSSKTASRKRWARSVSFELDGDLYAVDLEEGYRPPGSRNSSWATHRRRGEGNEEDNEEFSGMGVAAKPSASSKPTPPAALKVTYRCSILMNDTVKCDGGLYKSLQAWKDHKLHIEHEIETLQTKIKNLRDVKGHLKKVRPEECQCNTPSYLPNNKEIFRLYAGRKHSHSRMPSKQKSQWLQKEQKRRKKLRKFLKRLQNNDTCSMPGLTCFTHDNHHWQTAPFWTMGPFCACTSANNNTYWCLRTINDTHNFLFCEFATGFLEYFDLNIDPYQLINAVSTLDRTALNAMHQQLMELRGCKGHKQCNPEKGGKERNYFSEYRGQIWEGWVG; the protein is encoded by the exons ATGGCAgggctccctcttctcctcctccttctcgcccTGGCGGGAGTCCTCCCCGCGGCCAACGGCTCTGGCTACCTGTCGGGTTATCGGCAAAAGTCGCGCCTGCAGAAGGACCGCCACTTCCGCAACATCCGGCCCaacatcatcctcatcctcactgATGACCAGGACATAGAACTGG GCTCGATGCACGCCATGAACAAAACCCGGCAAATCATGGAGAAGGGCGGCACGCATTTCTCCAACGCTTTCTCCACCACGCCCATGTGCTGCCCGTCCCGCTCCTCCATCCTGACGGGGAAGTATGTGCACAACCACCACACCTACACCAACAACGAGAACTGCTCCTCGCCCTCGTGGCAGGCGCACCACGAGCCGCACACCTTCGCCGTGCACCTCAACCACTCCGGCTATAGGACAG CCTTCTTTGGAAAATATCTGAATGAGTACAACGGCTCCTACGTGCCCCCTGGCTGGAAGGAGTGGGTAGCACTGGTGAAGAATTCTCGCTTCTACAACTACACCCTCTGCAGGAACGGAGTACGAGAGAAACACAGCGGCGTCTACTCAAAG GACTACCTGACAGACATCATTACCAACGACAGCACCAACTACTTCCGCATGTCCAAGAGGATGTATCCTCACCGGCCCGTGATGATGGTCCTGAGCCACGTTGCGCCGCACGGCCCAGAGGACTCCGCCCCGCAGTACAGCACCGCTTTCCTCAACGCATCGCAGCACAT AACCCCGAGCTACAACCACGCACCCAACCTCGACAAACACTGGATCCTACGCTACACAGGAGCAATGAAGCCCGTCCACATGCAGTTCACCAACATGCTGCAGCGCCGCAGGATGCAGACCCTGCTCTCTGTGGACGACAGTGTGGAGAAG CTGTACAACATGTTGGTGGAGACAGGGGAGCTCGACAACACCTACCTGATTTACACCTCAGACCACGGCTACCACATCGGGCAGTTTGGTCTGGTTAAAGGCAAATCGATGCCTTATGAGTTCGATATCCGCGTTCCCTTCTTCGTACGAGGACCCAACGTGGACCAAGGTGCCAT TAATCCTCATATAGTGTTAAACGTCGACTTGGCACCAACTATGCTGGACATGGCCGGTGTTGATATCCCCGCAGAAATGGATGGCAAGTCTATCCTCAAGCTGCTGGACACAGACAGGCCAGTGAATAG GTTCCAGGTGAACAGGAAGGGTAAAACATGGAGAGATTCTTTCCTGGTGGAGAGGGG GAAGCCTCTGCacaagagaggggaggaaatggCCCAGGAGGAGAACTTCCTGCCAAAATACCAGCGGGTGATGGACCTGTGCCAGAAAGCAGAGTACCAGACCTCCTGCCAGCAGCCAGGACAG AAGTGGCAGTGTGTGGAGGACCAGACTGGCAAGCTGAGGCTGTATAAGTGCAAGGGCATGGCTGGTCTCTATGCTCCTCGCATGCAGGCTCTGATGGCCAGAGGTGCCTCCCACGTCCAGCTGTCTCCCACTACCGACTCCGACATCTGTAACTGCGACGTTGTGGGCTTCAAAACATCCttcctgaagaggaagaggctgcTCACCAAGAAGA ATCCCGCCGCCTCGTCTTATTCAGACGTGAAATCCAGTAAGACCGCCTCTAGGAAGCGCTGGGCCCGCTCTGTGTCATTTGAGCTGGACGGCGACCTGTACGCCGTAGACCTAGAGGAGGGCTACCGGCCCCCGGGCTCCAGGAACAGCAGCTGGGCCAcacacaggaggagaggagagggcaaCGAGGAGGACAATGAGGAGTTCAGTGGCATGGGAGTCGCGGCCAAACCCTCCGCCAGCAGTAAACCCACGCCACCCGCTGCTCTTAAAGTCACCTACAG GTGCTCCATTCTAATGAATGACACAGTGAAGTGTGATGGGGGCCTGTACAAGTCTCTTCAAGCTTGGAAAGACCACAAATTGCACATTGAGCATGAG ATTGAAACCTTGCAGACCAAAATCAAGAACCTGCGTGATGTCAAAGGTCACCTGAAAAAGGTGCGGCCAGAGGAATGTCAGTGTAACACACCCAG TTACCTCCCCAATAATAAAGAGATTTTCAGGCTCTATGCAGGGCGCAAGCACTCGCACAG cagaaTGCCGTCAAAGCAAAAGAGCCAGTGGCTGCAGAAAGAGCAGAAGCGCCGAAAGAAACTACGCAAATTCCTGAAAAGGCTCCAAAACAACGACACTTGCAGCATGCCGGGCCTCACTTGTTTCACCCATGACAACCATCACTGGCAGACGGCCCCCTTCTGGACAA tgGGTCCATTCTGTGCATGCACCAGTGCCAACAACAACACCTACTGGTGCCTGAGGACcatcaatgacacacacaacttcctgttttgtgAATTCGCAACCGGCTTCCTGGAGTATTTTGACCTCAACATTGACCCGTACCAG CTGATAAATGCCGTCAGCACGCTCGACCGCACTGCTCTGAATGCAATGCATCAACAACTCATGGAGTTACGGGGCTGCAAGGGGCATAAGCAATGCAACCCAGAGAAGG GAGGCAAGGAGCGAAACTACTTCAGCGAATACAG AGGGCAGATTTGGGAAGGATGGGTTGGGTAA